TGCATTTTTGCGTTCCACAATCAGCCGCAGAAGCTCTTTGCGGTGCGCGAAGGAGTCTGCGTTAAAATCACGAATGATATAATTCAGGGTTGCGGAGGTGACATCACCTTCAAAGGAGCAGAGATGGAAAAAGCCTTCGTAGCCTTCGGTTTTCGCGGGTGTTTCGCGTTCCGGCAGGAGAGAAGCAATTTCCGTACCGATGAGGGCGGCGTTTTTCATGACATTTTTTGCAGAGCCGGGATGTACATTTTTCCCTTTGATGCGAATGATTGCGCGTGCCGCATTGAAGTTTTCATATTCCAGCTCACCGATGCGGCCGCCATCCAGCGTGTAGGCGAAATCTGCGTGAAATTTGTCCACATCGAAGAAATCCACACCCTTGCCGATTTCTTCATCAGGGGTAAAGGCAATGCGAATATCTCCATGGGGAATTTCGGGATGTGCGAGAAGATATTCTGCGGCAGTGAGAATTTCGGCAATGCCTGCTTTATCATCCGCGCCAAGCAGGGTGGTGCCGTCTGAGGTGATGAGGGTCTGCCCGATATACTCCTTTAAGGAAGGAAATTCCTTGGGAGAAAGAACGGTACCATTGAGGGGGATTGCTTTGCCGTCATAATTTTCCACAATATTTGAAAGGACATTTTCACCGCTTGCATCGGGGCTGGTATCCATGTGGGAAATAAAGCCGATGGTGGGAGCGTTTGCTGTATTGCCAGGCAGAAGTGCGGTCACATAGCCATAGGCATCCACAGAAACGGATTGCAGACCAATCGCTTCACATTCCTTTGCAAGAAAAGCGGCAAAGGCAAGCTGTCGCTTGGTGCTGGGAAAGGTATCGGATGATTCATCGGAAGTGGTGTGATGCTTTACGTATGTTAAAAAACGTTCTGTAACTGTTTTCATAAGTACCTCCTTATTGCATAGATTTTGAAAGTCAATCTATTTTAGCATGGATTAAAAAGAAAAGCTACATGTAAGCGATATGCAGCGGAGGAGAATTTATATATAAGGTAAGAAAAAGTTTTTAGCAAAAAAATGAAAAAAGGGGTTGACAGGTTTCGACTTTTCCTGTAATATCTATATCACCGCGAGCGACACGGAAACATGACGCTGAGGTTGCTAAAAAGAAAAAACGAAAGAAAGCGAAAAAAATGCTTGACAACCGTTGGTCGGTAAGATATAATAGTCAAGGTCGCTGCGCAAGAAGAAGCAACTAAACTTCATGGAGAGATGTCCGAGTGGTTTAAGGAGCTGGTCTTGAAAACCAGTGATTCCGTAAGGAGCCGTGGGTTCGAATCCCACTCTCTCCGTCAATTAAATACCATACAATGAACTGAGAGCATTATGGAGAAGTACCCAAGTGGTTGAAGGGGTTCGCCTGGAAAGCGGATAGGTCGTTAATAGCGGCGCGAGGGTTCAAATCCCTCCTTCTCCGCCATTTATTTTAACTGAGTTCAAATGTGGTTAAAATAAAAGTACTAAATAAGTACTTGACAAGAAAATGAAGATTTGATAAAATAATCTTCGCTGCTGAAAAGCAGATTGATCCTTGAAAACTGAACAATGGATATGAATAAACACAACCCATAGTCAATTCAAGCAAACGGAAACGAATGCTAAAAAGACAAATTTTGCCGGTTTAGAAAAACCGGAGTTAGCCAGAAGAACTGGCTAGGAACAAAACTTTAACATAAGAGTTTGATCCTGGCTCAGGATGAACGCTGGCGGCGTGCTTAACACATGCAAGTCGAACGAAGACACTTAAAATGAGAGCTTCGGCAGGATTTTTATTTATCTTAGTGGCGGACGGGTGAGTAACGTGTGGGCAACCTGCCCTATACTGGGGAATAATCACTGGAAACGGTGACTAATACCGCATGTCATTACGGAAGGGCATCCTTCTGTAAAAAAAGGAGTAATTCGGTATAGGATGGGCCCGCATCTGATTAGCTAGTTGGTGAGATAACAGCCCACCAAGGCGACGATCAGTAGCCGACCTGAGAGGGTGATCGGCCACATTGGGACTGAGACACGGCCCAAACTCCTACGGGAGGCAGCAGTGGGGAATATTGCACAATGGGGGAAACCCTGATGCAGCAACGCCGCGTGAAGGAAGAAGGTTTTCGGATCGTAAACTTCTATCAACAGGGACGAAGAAAGTGACGGTACCTGAATAAGAAGCCCCGGCTAACTACGTGCCAGCAGCCGCGGTAATACGTAGGGGGCAAGCGTTATCCGGAATTACTGGGTGTAAAGGGAGCGTAGGCGGCACGCCAAGCCAGATGTGAAAGCCCGAGGCTTAACCTCGCGGATTGCATTTGGAACTGGCGAGCTAGAGTACAGGAGAGGAAAGCGGAATTCCTAGTGTAGCGGTGAAATGCGTAGATATTAGGAAGAACACCAGTGGCGAAGGCGGCTTTCTGGACTGAAACTGACGCTGAGGCTCGAAAGCGTGGGGAGCAAACAGGATTAGATACCCTGGTAGTCCACGCCGTAAACGATGAGTGCTAGGTGTCGGGGAGGAATCCTCGGTGCCGCAGCTAACGCAATAAGCACTCCACCTGGGGAGTACGACCGCAAGGTTGAAACTCAAAGGAATTGACGGGGGCCCGCACAAGCGGTGGAGCATGTGGTTTAATTCGAAGCAACGCGAAGAACCTTACCAAGGCTTGACATCCCGATGACCGCTCTAGAGATAGTGTTTCTCTTCGGAGCATCGGTGACAGGTGGTGCATGGTTGTCGTCAGCTCGTGTCGTGAGATGTTGGGTTAAGTCCCGCAACGAGCGCAACCCTTATCCTTAGTAGCCATCATTGAGTTGGGCACTCTAGGGAGACTGCCGTGGATAACACGGAGGAAGGTGGGGATGACGTCAAATCATCATGCCCCTTATGTCTTGGGCTACACACGTGCTACAATGGCTGGTAACAGAGTGAAGCGAGACGGCGACGTTAAGCAAATCACAAAAACCCAGTCCCAGTTCGGATTGTAGTCTGCAACTCGACTACATGAAGCTGGAATCGCTAGTAATCGCGAATCAGAATGTCGCGGTGAATACGTTCCCGGGCCTTGTACACACCGCCCGTCACACCATGGGAGTTGGAAGCACCCGAAGTCGGTGACCTAACCGTAAGGAAGGAGCCGCCGAAGGTGAAGCCAGTGACTGGGGTGAAGTCGTAACAAGGTAGCCGTATCGGAAGGTGCGGCTGGATCACCTCCTTTCTATGGAGAAAAGCGGAGAAAAGCTGCATAAAAGCTTTTGTCAGAATGGATTGCTTGCAAGACAGGCTGACAAAGAGGTTTTAGGTAGGTTTGCGGAGCAAATACATGAGTAATGCGAAGCATTACGAATGGTTTTCGTAAACATTTTTCAACGCAAGGTTGTGAAAGATATTCATTGTTCGGTTTTGAAGGATCAAACCTTCAAACAAAATAGGAAACACACAAAACATCTTCGGTGATGATGCGCTTGGGGGACACACCCGTTCCCATTCCGAACACGACGGTTAAGACCCAAGCGGTCGATGGTACTTGGTGGGCAGCTGCCTGGGAGAGTAGATGGTCGCCGAAGTCCTATGGGCTCATAGCTCAGCTGGTTAGAGCGCACGCCTGATAAGCGTGAGGTCGGTGGTTCGAGTCCACTTGAGCCCATTTTGTGTGGTCTGGGGATATAGCTCAGCTGGGAGAGCACCTGCCTTGCAAGCAGGGGGTCACGAGTTCGAATCTCGTTATCTCCACTTACCGGCTTAAAGAAGTCGGGATGCACCTTGAAAACTGAATACAAGTAAAGCAAAAATAGAGTCAATCGAGAAAACAAAATTTTCTATTTTCAAATGTAACAAAAGTTGTATCGCTACAACGAAACATTCCAGAGAATAG
This sequence is a window from Anaerotignum faecicola. Protein-coding genes within it:
- the pepT gene encoding peptidase T gives rise to the protein MKTVTERFLTYVKHHTTSDESSDTFPSTKRQLAFAAFLAKECEAIGLQSVSVDAYGYVTALLPGNTANAPTIGFISHMDTSPDASGENVLSNIVENYDGKAIPLNGTVLSPKEFPSLKEYIGQTLITSDGTTLLGADDKAGIAEILTAAEYLLAHPEIPHGDIRIAFTPDEEIGKGVDFFDVDKFHADFAYTLDGGRIGELEYENFNAARAIIRIKGKNVHPGSAKNVMKNAALIGTEIASLLPERETPAKTEGYEGFFHLCSFEGDVTSATLNYIIRDFNADSFAHRKELLRLIVERKNAQYNNCIELDLHDEYYNMLSQIEPHMEIVSLAKQAMLDCGITPIIQPIRGGTDGARLSFMGLPCPNLFAGGHNFHSNYEYVPVPSMEKAVSMIVRIAELAATTLDFQKNV